In Naumovozyma dairenensis CBS 421 chromosome 2, complete genome, the following are encoded in one genomic region:
- the KTR1 gene encoding alpha-1,2-mannosyltransferase KTR1 (similar to Saccharomyces cerevisiae KTR1 (YOR099W); ancestral locus Anc_2.185) produces MVKFSIPPGRENQFKKIGVFIIAILTIFIIFHGASSSSDSSGSTRRSMKQVSTSVKGQNGYKYEKVSYPKYTGPKVKATFVTLARNSDLYSLLESIKSVEDRFNHKFQYDWVFLNDEEFSDEFKNVTTAMVSGTTKYGLVPAEHWSFPPWIDQERAAKVRDEMRAKKIIYGDSISYRHMCRFESGFFYRHPLMDDYDWYWRVEPDIKLHCDIDYDIFKFMADNGKKYGFTISIHEYMDTIPTLWDTTKEFMKRHPEHVHKNNMMNFVSDDNGESYNSCHFWSNFEIASLDFWRGPAYTEYFDYLDKAGGFFYERWGDAPVHSIAAALFLDRNEIHHFGDLGYFHAPFHQCPLDDSIRLGNKCDCDPKEDFTWNGFSCGVKYYSVNHLKKPAGWQEHA; encoded by the coding sequence ATGGTTAAATTCTCTATCCCACCTGGGAGAgaaaatcaatttaaaAAGATTGGTGTCTTCATCATCGCCATCTTAAcaatcttcattattttccatGGTGCATCTTCATCAAGTGATAGTTCCGGATCCACAAGACGTTCCATGAAACAAGTTAGTACTTCTGTCAAGGGACAAAATGGATACAAATATGAAAAAGTTTCATATCCAAAATATACTGGTCCAAAAGTGAAAGCTACTTTTGTCACCTTAGCTCGTAATAGTGATTTATATTCTCTCTTAGAATCCATCAAATCTGTCGAAGATAGATTCAatcataaatttcaatacgATTGGGTCtttttaaatgatgaagaattttctgatgaatttaaaaatgttaCCACTGCAATGGTTAGTGGTACCACTAAATATGGTCTCGTTCCTGCTGAACATTGGTCTTTCCCACCTTGGATTGATCAAGAGAGAGCTGCTAAAGTTAGAGATGAAATGCGTGCAAAGAAGATTATTTATGGTGATTCTATTTCATATAGGCATATGTGTAGATTTGAAAGTGGGTTTTTCTATAGACATCCATTAATGGATGATTATGATTGGTATTGGAGAGTGGAACctgatattaaattacaTTGTGATATTGATTAtgatatcttcaaatttatgGCTGATAACGGTAAGAAATATGGGTTTACTATTAGTATTCATGAATATATGGACACTATTCCAACTTTATGGGATACCACAAAGGAATTCATGAAGAGACATCCAGAACATGTTCATAAGAAcaatatgatgaattttGTTAGTGATGATAATGGTGAATCTTATAATTCATGTCATTTCTGGtctaattttgaaattgcCTCATTAGATTTTTGGAGAGGCCCTGCTTACACGgaatattttgattatttggATAAAGCAGGTGGATTCTTTTATGAAAGATGGGGAGATGCTCCTGTACATTCCATTGCTGCTGCATTATTCTTGGATCGTAAtgaaattcatcattttggTGATTTAGGTTATTTCCATGCACCATTCCATCAATGTCCACTAGATGATTCCATTAGATTAGGTAATAAATGTGATTGTGATCCAAAGGAAGATTTCACATGGAATGGGTTTTCATGTGGTGTCAAATATTATTCCGTtaatcatttgaagaaaccTGCTGGATGGCAAGAACATGCTTAG
- the CRC1 gene encoding carnitine:acyl carnitine antiporter (similar to Saccharomyces cerevisiae CRC1 (YOR100C); ancestral locus Anc_2.184), whose translation MSQDSSLTDTTLLNEEKHTLESSELPPLSSPIRDNLKSLAAGGVGGVCAVVTGHPFDLIKVRCQSNQAKGTTDAITKILKEARLATKGSFFTNSIRGFYKGVIPPLLGVTPIFAISFWGYDIGKKIVTYNKNANSNNAISNELSIGQMATAGFISAIPTTLVTAPTERIKVVLQTTKNGSFFGAAKDIIKNGGGIRSLFKGSLATLARDGPGSALYFASYEISKKYLNKQSGNDEKISIKNVCLAGGIAGMSMWLAVFPIDTIKTKLQASSGTGSQSMLSATKEIYLKRGGIKGFFPGLGPALLRSFPANAATFLGVELTHSFFKKYNI comes from the coding sequence ATGTCTCAAGATTCATCACTAACAGACACAACTTTACTTAACGAAGAGAAACATACCCTAGAATCCTCTGAACTACCACCACTATCATCACCGATACGTGAtaatttaaaatcattaGCAGCAGGAGGTGTAGGTGGTGTTTGTGCAGTAGTAACAGGTCATCCATTCGATCTAATAAAAGTAAGATGTCAAAGCAATCAAGCTAAAGGTACCACTGATGCAATTACTAAGATCCTAAAGGAAGCTCGTTTAGCTACCAAAGGATCATTCTTTACTAATTCCATTAGAGGATTTTATAAAGGTGTCATACCCCCATTACTTGGTGTTACGCCAATTTTCGCTATATCCTTTTGGGGGTACGATATCGGGAAGAAAATAGTTACTTATAACAAGAATGCTAATAGCAATAATGCTATTTCGAATGAATTATCCATTGGTCAAATGGCTACAGCAGGTTTCATTAGTGCTATTCCAACTACACTAGTTACTGCCCCTACTGAAAGAATCAAAGTGGTTTTACAAACTACAAAGAATGGTTCATTCTTTGGTGCAGCAAAGGATATCATTAAGAATGGTGGTGGTATAAGATCTTTGTTTAAGGGATCTTTAGCTACTTTGGCTAGGGATGGCCCAGGGAGTGCCTTGTATTTTGCATCTTATGAAATCTCgaagaaatatttaaataaacaaaGCGGTAATGATGAGAAGATTAGTATTAAGAATGTTTGTTTAGCAGGTGGTATCGCAGGGATGTCCATGTGGTTGGCAGTTTTCCCAATCGATACTATTAAGACTAAATTACAAGCATCATCAGGTACTGGATCTCAATCGATGTTGAGTGCGACGAAggaaatttatttgaaaagaggTGGGATTAAAGGATTTTTCCCTGGGTTAGGACCTGCTTTGTTAAGATCCTTCCCAGCTAATGCTGCTACTTTCTTAGGTGTAGAATTGACTCATtcattctttaaaaaatacaatatttga
- the RAS1 gene encoding Ras family GTPase RAS1 (similar to Saccharomyces cerevisiae RAS2 (YNL098C) and RAS1 (YOR101W); ancestral locus Anc_2.182), with translation MSLNKSNIREFKLVVVGGGGVGKSALTIQLIHSHFVDEYDPTIEDSYRKQVVIDDKVTVLDVLDTAGQEEYSAMREQYMRTGEGFVLVYSITSKNSFEELMTYYQQIQRVKDSDYIPVVIVGNKSDLEDERQVSYQAGVNLAKQMNAPFLETSAKQAINVEEAFYTLVRLVRDNGGEYNKNNAEVENAKENQHITDETNNINSNTIISQQGLTTQGENVVVNGTTSPSSIGTAPNVASIDQDQFSNEQRLKQQAQAQAQQKQPQPQQLTKDQHKAEASTVNATTDNTTKVPVNKSNQAAKQARTKQSQPAPAKAATTESSSGGGCCVIC, from the coding sequence ATGTCCTTAAACAAATCCAATATTAGAGAATTCAAATTGGTAGTCGTAGGAGGAGGTGGTGTTGGTAAATCTGCCCTAActattcaattaattcattctCATTTCGTCGATGAATATGATCCAACCATTGAAGATTCATACAGGAAACAAGTAGTGATAGATGATAAAGTCACTGTCTTAGACGTGTTAGACACCGCTGGTCAAGAAGAATATTCTGCCATGAGAGAACAATATATGAGAACTGGAGAGGGGTTTGTGTTAGTTTATTCTATCACTTCTAAAAActcatttgaagaattgatgacttattatcaacaaattcaaagagTGAAAGATTCAGATTATATTCCTGTCGTTATTGTGGGGAATAAATCTgatttagaagatgaaagaCAGGTCTCATATCAAGCTGGGGTCAATTTGGCTAAACAAATGAATGCCCCCTTTTTGGAAACATCTGCAAAGCAAGCCATTAACGTTGAAGAAGCATTCTATACTTTGGTTCGTTTGGTGAGAGATAATGGGGGTgaatataataagaataatgcGGAAGTTGAGAATGCAAAGGAAAATCAACATATTACTGACGAGACTAACAATATCAATAGTAATACAATCATATCACAACAAGGTTTAACAACACAAGGAGAAAATGTTGTAGTAAATGGAACAACTAGTCCAAGCTCCATTGGAACTGCTCCAAATGTAGCCTCGATAGACCAAGATCAATTCTCTAATGAACAAAGACTAAAACAACAAGCACAAGCACAAGCACAACAGAAACAACCGCAACCACAGCAACTGACAAAAGATCAACACAAAGCGGAGGCATCTACAGTAAATGCTACCACTGATAATACTACTAAAGTTCCAGTAAATAAGTCAAACCAAGCCGCTAAACAAGCGAGGACAAAGCAATCTCAACCAGCTCCTGCTAAAGCTGCAACAACAGAGAGTTCTTCTGGTGGTGGATGTTGTGTCATTTGttaa
- the PIN2 gene encoding Pin2p (similar to Saccharomyces cerevisiae PIN2 (YOR104W); ancestral locus Anc_2.179), with the protein MIICQVRSTLFPRDWTDDIKTTGKSFRNWDSCMNDKPCKIIAIVGICLAVVVGLWLIGALLTCCRQGVSGISEFICWCCASGNRNRNNNVTNDGYARNSRVNNIPVMPAMAGHHPSTVIYQPVQQPQTAATYYNNKRGNAKQNTNSYYDEFGRSNNDEVFELEEDFDLEKQKELSNKRKASSKSKPKRNSSFMSRFTSSGNHNTTPTATVSQPYPKNDYYSGATESSPYTNTGNFY; encoded by the coding sequence atgattatATGTCAAGTAAGATCCACACTATTCCCCAGAGATTGGACTGACGATATCAAAACCACAGGTAAAAGTTTCCGTAATTGGGATTCATGTATGAACGACAAACCATGTAAAATCATAGCCATCGTTGGGATTTGTCTCGCTGTAGTAGTGGGACTTTGGTTAATTGGGGCTCTTTTAACTTGTTGTAGACAGGGTGTAAGTGGTATCAGTGAATTTATATGTTGGTGTTGTGCATCTGGTAAtagaaatagaaataataatgttacCAATGATGGATATGCTAGAAACTCAAGggttaataatattcccGTGATGCCTGCTATGGCTGGTCATCATCCTTCTACTGTCATTTATCAACCAGTACAACAACCACAAACTGCTGCAacatattataataataagagaGGAAATGCTAAACAAAATACAAATAGTTATTATGATGAGTTTGGAAgatctaataatgatgaagtaTTTGAATTGGAAGAGGATTTCGATCtagaaaaacaaaaggaaTTATCTAACAAGAGGAAAGCAAGTAGTAAAAGCAAGCCGAAAAGGAATAGTTCTTTCATGAGTCGTTTCACAAGTAGTGGAAATCATAACACTACTCCTACTGCAACTGTTTCTCAGCCATATCCAAAGAATGATTACTATAGTGGAGCAACGGAATCTTCACCTTATACCAATACTGGgaatttttattaa
- the VAM3 gene encoding SNAP receptor VAM3 (similar to Saccharomyces cerevisiae VAM3 (YOR106W); ancestral locus Anc_2.175) gives MSFFDLEAQNQSSRIPTNIEQLPTSNDHNNIPRINDLLNTLANHIATLKRECRKIGSKRDNNETRKKIEYDLIPLCNELRDRIDDNQPTWQNTFHEGSKLYNDFKILKTELISVERSYETQKVTYPLKEIHVDSTSTGQPAAESNYVSLHINEQTPLVSSNQQRQRQQQQLLEEQKQQQRQVSQNDVDFETIIQQERSEQITRIHSAVQEVNAIFHQLGSLVKEQGEQVDTIDGNVTQLSSNMHKANQQLKKADEHQRQRNRCGMLTLIILVIVVLIVVLAVLS, from the coding sequence atgtctttctttgatttgGAAGCGCAAAACCAATCTTCAAGGATTCCTACCAATATTGAACAATTACCAACATCAAAtgatcataataatataccaCGTATAAATGATCTATTGAACACATTAGCAAATCACATAGCCACACTAAAAAGAGAATGTCGAAAAATTGGTAGTAAACgtgataataatgaaacaaggaaaaaaatcGAATATGATTTGATCCCACTTTGTAATGAACTAAGAGATAGAATCGATGATAATCAACCCACATGGCAAAACACATTCCATGAAGGTTCgaaattatataatgattttaaaatattgaaaactgAATTGATATCCGTTGAAAGATCATATGAAACTCAGAAAGTAACGTATCctttaaaagaaatacatGTTGACAGTACATCTACTGGGCAACCTGCCGCTGAATCAAATTATGTTTCATTGCATATTAATGAACAAACGCCATTAGTTTCTTCTAATCAACAACGACAACgacaacagcagcagctcCTGGAAGAACAAAAGCAACAACAGCGGCAAGTTTCTCAAAATGatgttgattttgaaactaTAATTCAACAGGAAAGATCGGAACAAATAACAAGAATTCATTCAGCAGTACAAGAGGTAAATGCAATATTCCATCAATTAGGTTCATTAGTGAAGGAACAAGGTGAACAAGTTGATACTATTGATGGTAATGTGACTCAATTATCAAGTAATATGCATAAAGCAAAtcaacaattgaaaaaagcAGATGAACATCAAAGACAAAGGAATAGATGTGGGATGTTGACTTTGATTATCCTCGTGATTGTCGTTTTAATTGTTGTATTGGCAGTATTAAGTtga
- the NDAI0B04210 gene encoding uncharacterized protein (similar to Saccharomyces cerevisiae MET4 (YNL103W); ancestral locus Anc_2.174), whose protein sequence is MPTNPAGNTSSPYSIDFISLFGTDTDMDTNNNNMDKDANSKSTDNTTSKNIVNNADIINDQHIISNSLNFSPDFNETPDLLLEQLAYLDNFIPSMENTNSIQVSKWMGDNNMNNDSTNHMESNITKNNINGSTLSFLEDERLAFELGAFANDTFIFPDEEKINNNNDNNNNNNNNNTESDNIHDSTNNIHNNLQQGDGPSKPITGANRHYLSQKRNHLLESQYDRYKSRCSSKRQKPNNTSFSESITAMNNSPDDTNIFQISDIQGNSKATKISPISTVTSKDSYLFSSSSLSIPRSISTLSNIELPDYSKISTSTLVSTLPKVAIPPSAFNSLLLAGFKPDQIYAISAIMAYHQKQQQNHLNGTNSPSSSSTTAFSSPNNSQNNNTNNNNIGLLLNLLSGTNTNNNHANNKKPSVKIQNNVIRTKGNNSFDSTKETLGKYNEIHKFEELEGDSSSNDDDHDDDEEEEEEDDDPNFTFDAATLASIFELDIKKKSESKQAIKVEATQELQVSVKVDREQQLKSIKLEEELPLNDVKIPRTEYEDKKIKEINPHEKRKLRENELKSSIDDLNELSLKLQDRIHKLETENKVLQKLVKASGNINEI, encoded by the coding sequence ATGCCGACAAATCCTGCTGGAAATACCAGCAGTCCCTATTCAATTGACTTCATTAGTCTATTCGGAACAGATACAGATATGGACactaacaataataatatggatAAGGACGCTAATAGTAAATCCACCGATAATACCACATCCAAAAACATTGTCAATAATGCAGATATAATCAATGATCAGCATATCATAtctaattcattgaattttagTCCAGATTTCAATGAAACAccagatttattattagaacaATTAGCCTATTTGGATAACTTTATACCATCTATGGAAAATACTAATAGTATACAGGTCTCTAAATGGATGggagataataatatgaataaCGACTCCACAAATCATATGGAATCTAATATTACtaagaataatatcaatGGAAGTactctttcttttttagaagatgaaagatTGGCATTCGAATTAGGTGCCTTTGCCAATGATACATTCATTTTCCCCGATGAAGagaaaattaataataataatgataataataataataataataataataatactgaaTCGGACAATATTCATGATTCAACAAATAACATTCACAATAATCTTCAACAAGGTGATGGCCCTAGTAAACCAATAACAGGTGCAAATAGACATTATCTCTCCCAAAAGAGGAATCACCTTCTAGAATCCCAATATGACCGCTATAAATCAAGATGTTCTTCTAAAAGACAAAAACCAAATAATACATCTTTTTCTGAAAGCATTACTGCAATGAATAATTCTCCAGACGATACGaacattttccaaatttctGACATACAAGGCAACTCAAAAGCAACTAAGATATCTCCCATATCCACTGTGACGAGTAAAGACTCCTATTTATtctcatcttcttctttatctaTTCCAAGATCTATCTCGACATTGAGTAACATTGAACTTCCAGattattccaaaatttCAACATCAACATTAGTCTCCACATTACCAAAAGTAGCAATCCCACCATCTgcattcaattcattattattagctGGATTTAAACCTGATCAAATATATGCTATTTCCGCCATCATGGCATATCATCAAAAGCAACAGCAAAATCATTTGAATGGCACTAACTCCCCCTCTTCATCTTCCACCACTGCCTTTTCATCGCCAAACAATTCtcagaataataatacgaataataataatatcggtttattattaaactTATTGTCTGGCAccaatactaataataatcatgCAAATAACAAGAAACCATCtgtaaaaattcaaaataatgttATACGGACAAAGGGTAATAATAGTTTTGATAGTACAAAAGAAACACTAGGTAAATACAATGAAATCCATAAATTTGAGGAACTAGAGGGTGACAGTAGCagtaatgatgatgatcatgacgatgatgaagaggaagaggaagaagatgatgatccTAACTTCACATTTGATGCTGCTACATTAGCTTCCATTTTTGAATTAGATATCAAAAAGAAATCTGAAAGTAAACAGGCGATTAAAGTGGAGGCGACGCAAGAATTACAAGTATCGGTAAAAGTAGATCGTGAACAACAATTGAAGTCAATAAAGCTAGAAGAAGAACTTCCCTTAAATGATGTTAAAATTCCTAGAACGGAGTATGAAGAtaaaaagattaaagaGATTAATCCACATGAAAAGAGGAAACTAagagaaaatgaattaaaatcTTCTATTGACGATTTAAATGAActatcattgaaattacaagatCGAATACATAAATTAGAAACAGAAAATAAAgtattacaaaaattagtTAAAGCTAGTGGGAATATCAACGAAATATAA
- the RGS2 gene encoding GTPase-activating protein RGS2 (similar to Saccharomyces cerevisiae RGS2 (YOR107W); ancestral locus Anc_2.173): protein MPFTATTPTLNDILSEMDDADGKIASINVASNSSIRYPYTLEEFYKYLINCHCNENLEFLLATKKFLIPKRQRSSAPASSTEEREQQRQSYIEKFDLNAWNEEVYDQFIDPESPLECNFPQNIKSMFEKCYRDNSIPKQCQILTARQHAATLLLDPYRKFLSYVNTSPIYNNSFTSSEQAITNIHEGDSPDDERSLYSDDSSGDQHGSRHQHNNNNNHDIWTSSSELQRSSSLGTPIECEKKKRGIREIRSKNIGVNLRKSKTYEPQPSSPSRNKFLDSSKRFFSKMKFKSKRNAQ from the coding sequence ATGCCATTCACCGCAACTACACCAACTTTGaatgatatattatctGAAATGGACGATGCTGATGGTAAAATAGCATCTATTAACGTCGCAAGCAATTCCTCTATCCGATATCCATACACTTTGGAAgaattttataaatatttgataaattgtCATTGCAATGAAAACCTTGAATTTCTTCTAGCAACGAAGAAATTCCTAATACCAAAAAGGCAAAGATCATCAGCACCTGCATCCTCAACAGAAGAACGAGAACAACAACGACAGAGTTATATCGAGAAATTCGATTTGAACGCATGGAATGAAGAAGTTTATGACCAATTCATAGATCCGGAATCTCCATTAGAATGTAATTTCCcacaaaatattaaatcaatgtttgaaaaatgttatAGAGATAATAGCATACCCAAGCAATGTCAGATATTAACTGCAAGACAACATGCGGCGACGTTGCTATTGGATCCTTATAGAAAATTCCTTTCTTATGTTAATACATCTccaatatataataatagtttTACTAGTAGCGAGCAAGCTATAACAAATATCCATGAAGGCGACTCTCCTGATGATGAACGTAGTTTATATTCTGATGACAGTAGTGGAGACCAGCATGGATCACGCCACCAGcataacaacaacaacaatcatGATATATGGACATCCTCCTCAGAATTACAAAGATCATCATCCTTGGGGACACCGATAGAATGcgagaagaagaaaagaggAATTAGAGAAATACGTTCCAAAAATATTGGAGTAAATTTAAGGAAAAGTAAGACTTATGAACCTCAACCATCGTCACCCTCGAGAAATAAGTTTTTGGACTCAAGTAAACGATTTTTTAGTAAGAtgaaatttaaaagtaAGAGAAACGCTCAATAA
- the LEU9 gene encoding 2-isopropylmalate synthase LEU9 (similar to Saccharomyces cerevisiae LEU4 (YNL104C) and LEU9 (YOR108W); ancestral locus Anc_2.172): MVKQSFITFAEQASRASRSIKPVQLSYRNMLKDPSSKYRPFPAPKLPQRKWPNNSITKAPRWLSTDLRDGNQSLPDPMSVDQKKEYFHKLVDIGFKEIEVSFPSASQTDFDFTRYAVENAPDDVNIQCLVQSREHLIKRTVEALTGAKRATIHTYLATSDMFRDIVFNMSQEEAVAKAVEATKLVRKLTKDDPSQQATNWTYQFSPECFSDTPVEFAVEICEAVKAAWEPTVENPIIFNLPATVEVATPNVYADQIEYFATHITEREKVCISTHAHNDRGCGVAASELGMLAGADRVEGCLFGNGERTGNVDLVTVALNMYTQGVSPKLDFSDIESVLEVVERCNKIPVSPRAPYGGDLVVCAFSGSHQDAIKKGFALQEKRRAKGDTQWRIPYLPLDPKDIGRDYEAVIRVNSQSGKGGAAWIILRSLGLDVPRNMQIQFSTTVQDTADSLGRELKSDEITKLFKETYNYNNEEYKYVSLVDYNVEKVDSELRTLTGQVEINGQIVDIKGNGNGPISSLVDALSNLLNVKLAVENYTEHSLGSGSATQAASYVQLRYRNDTDNELTYKWGIGVSEDVGDSSVRAIFSTVNNIINSGDISVPNVENKKSAASN, translated from the coding sequence ATGGTAAAACAGTCTTTTATCACATTTGCTGAACAAGCAAGTAGAGCATCCAGATCTATAAAACCGGTGCAACTATCCTACAGAAATATGCTAAAGGATCCATCTTCCAAATATAGACCCTTCCCAGCTCCAAAACTACCTCAAAGGAAATGGCCAAACAACTCCATTACAAAGGCTCCTCGTTGGTTATCAACAGATTTAAGAGATGGGAACCAATCACTACCTGATCCAATGTCAGTGGACCAAAAAAAGGAATATTTCCATAAACTAGTCGACATAGGTTTCAAAGAAATCGAAGTGTCATTCCCATCCGCATCTCAAACTGATTTCGATTTCACAAGATACGCTGTAGAAAACGCACCAGATGATGTCAACATCCAATGTCTAGTCCAATCTCGTGAACATCTAATTAAAAGAACAGTAGAAGCACTAACAGGTGCTAAAAGGGCTACCATTCACACTTACCTTGCTACAAGTGATATGTTCCGTGATATAGTCTTCAATATGTCTCAAGAAGAAGCAGTAGCAAAAGCTGTAGAAGCTACAAAACTAGTCCGGAAATTGACCAAAGATGATCCTTCACAACAAGCCACTAATTGGACTTACCAATTCTCACCAGAATGTTTCAGTGATACCCCAGTCGAATTCGCAGTAGAGATTTGTGAAGCTGTCAAAGCCGCTTGGGAACCAACAGTTGAAAATCCAATCATTTTCAACTTGCCCGCTACCGTGGAAGTGGCAACCCCAAACGTTTACGCTGatcaaattgaatatttcgCTACTCATATTACTGAACGTGAAAAAGTTTGTATCTCTACTCATGCGCATAATGATCGTGGTTGTGGTGTAGCTGCCTCTGAATTGGGTATGCTTGCTGGTGCTGATCGTGTCGAAGGATGTCTTTTCGGTAATGGTGAACGTACTGGTAACGTTGACTTGGTCACGGTCGCTTTAAACATGTATACTCAAGGTGTTTCACCAAAGCTAGATTTCTCAGATATAGAATCCGTTTTAGAAGTTGTAGAACGTTGTAATAAGATTCCTGTCTCTCCAAGAGCACCTTACGGTGGTGATTTGGTCGTTTGTGCATTCTCTGGATCTCATCAAGATGCTATTAAGAAGGGGTTCGCTTTGCAAGAAAAGAGACGTGCTAAGGGTGATACTCAATGGAGAATCCCATATTTACCATTGGATCCAAAGGATATCGGTCGTGATTATGAAGCTGTTATTAGAGTTAACTCACAATCTGGTAAAGGTGGTGCCGCTTGGATTATCTTGAGATCTCTAGGTTTGGATGTTCCAAGAAATATGCAAATACAATTCTCTACTACTGTACAAGATACAGCTGATTCATTAGGTAGAGAATTGAAATCTGATGAAATCACTAAATTGTTTAAGGAAACTTATAACTACAACAATGAAGAATACAAATACGTTTCTCTTGTCGATTATAATGTCGAAAAAGTTGATTCTGAATTGAGAACTTTGACTGGTCAAGTGGAAATCAATGGTCAAATAGTTGATATTAAGGGTAACGGTAACGGtccaatttcttctttggtCGATGCCTTGTCTAACTTGTTGAATGTGAAATTAGCTGTCGAAAACTATACAGAACATTCCTTAGGATCAGGGTCTGCCACTCAAGCGGCTTCCTACGTTCAATTGCGTTACAGAAATGATACCGATAATGAATTGACTTACAAATGGGGTATTGGTGTGTCTGAAGATGTGGGTGATTCTTCTGTTAGAGCTATCTTCTCAACGGTTAACAATATAATCAACTCTGGAGATATCTCCGTTCCTAATGTTGAGAACAAAAAGTCTGCTGCTTCTAATTAA